From a single Methanobrevibacter sp. genomic region:
- a CDS encoding ferredoxin family protein, which translates to MGLGSFFKRNKENKTEEVEDSHIDINTDDCDGCEKCSIACPNNVFIIVDEVSSVRDAQVCRRCRVCVAICPNDCITVN; encoded by the coding sequence ATGGGTTTAGGTTCATTTTTTAAAAGAAACAAGGAAAATAAAACAGAAGAAGTTGAGGACTCACACATTGACATTAACACTGATGACTGTGATGGGTGTGAGAAATGCTCAATTGCATGTCCGAACAATGTTTTCATCATTGTCGATGAGGTGTCATCAGTCCGTGATGCTCAGGTTTGCAGAAGATGCAGGGTATGTGTGGCAATATGTCCGAATGATTGCATAACAGTTAACTGA
- a CDS encoding LytS/YhcK type 5TM receptor domain-containing protein yields the protein MNRINKLDNKIKAIFVILLILNVILWIALFTYSFNGNLKFTFSDLEGYATIASVLIIFGFISSRLPKLRALGDSALYEIAYLLIMGLLSLCISYFNSIANDFLLLEPFIDMFMILAIVLIIMILTTKLKWMRALILRDYSRRDQIICMVIFIILGVFSTVAIINYGNFSANVRTMTIMIAGMFGGPIVGIPTAIVAGTARLFVGGKTAVPCAISTYICGFLASAIYLWNGKRFLRTHQAAILMFLFVGVEMLIIFLMNFGTAGSKIVYVLYAPMAFAAVIGIILFRLVIAEARDDESDEDADPETEIKELKTSLKKYEERIQELEEKLNEGD from the coding sequence ATGAATAGAATTAACAAGCTGGATAATAAGATTAAAGCCATATTTGTGATATTGCTGATATTGAATGTAATATTATGGATAGCTTTATTTACATATTCTTTTAACGGCAATTTAAAATTCACATTTTCTGATTTAGAAGGTTATGCTACTATAGCTTCTGTTTTAATTATATTTGGGTTCATATCTTCAAGATTGCCTAAGTTGAGGGCATTGGGAGACAGTGCACTGTATGAAATAGCATATCTTTTGATAATGGGTTTGCTGAGTCTATGCATATCTTACTTTAATTCAATTGCTAATGATTTCCTTCTTTTAGAGCCTTTCATTGACATGTTCATGATTTTAGCTATTGTTTTGATAATCATGATACTGACAACCAAATTGAAATGGATGAGAGCTCTTATATTAAGGGATTATTCCCGCAGGGATCAGATTATATGTATGGTAATTTTCATAATACTGGGAGTCTTTTCAACAGTGGCCATAATTAATTACGGAAATTTCTCAGCTAACGTGAGAACCATGACCATCATGATTGCAGGAATGTTTGGAGGTCCTATTGTCGGAATTCCTACAGCAATTGTTGCAGGTACTGCCAGATTATTTGTAGGCGGTAAGACTGCAGTTCCATGTGCCATTTCAACATACATCTGCGGATTTCTGGCAAGTGCAATATATCTTTGGAATGGAAAAAGATTTTTAAGAACCCACCAGGCAGCTATTCTAATGTTCCTGTTTGTTGGTGTGGAAATGCTGATAATCTTTTTAATGAATTTCGGTACAGCAGGTTCCAAAATCGTTTATGTGTTATATGCACCTATGGCATTTGCGGCTGTAATTGGAATAATTCTCTTCAGACTGGTTATAGCTGAAGCAAGGGATGATGAATCGGATGAGGATGCAGATCCTGAAACTGAAATTAAAGAGTTGAAAACTTCATTAAAGAAATATGAGGAAAGAATTCAGGAACTGGAAGAGAAGTTGAATGAGGGGGATTAA